The Pyrodictium delaneyi genome contains a region encoding:
- a CDS encoding MBL fold metallo-hydrolase, translated as MSIRLTVALDSESVRKLLGRVTELLKGIPSVDEVGESYIVVKVPRLLGFGTRRIRLDVKVYETDETILLVMKGDMDSLVIAIDILDTGEGSHILVSGGGGGRVSKLVNEFVKSIAEGISKRIEASQPKINLVSADNNLAALEEPLPPVTTLVYYDSFTPVSNVLTEAALRLTAVLGYDDYLAEVKDYKSRYLLRFVLRGNKVTGVYAEINGKKAKGEQAITIAQRPPGHRVRIKAWSLTGSSEALLYEPEPVYESTGHRVYWVGGKTRLEYGGIAPNTYIIVDNYEAAIINPSGDERLLRGLRNVIGDMDYVRYILLTHAEADVAEGLKAVASKVNRANILATSYWAGLLASAAREVAGKLTILPARETELELGSTKLLIIPARTRGAPVVSIYDPTAKVLFTGNVLGAVSPPGLWSIYVDDFDAYLDMVKSYVSYTAESRPLREWLERVISLDIEVLAPHHGPMLAGRARVKKLLSDLLEFIES; from the coding sequence ATGAGCATACGGCTCACAGTCGCGCTGGACTCCGAGAGTGTTAGGAAGCTCCTAGGCAGAGTTACTGAGCTCTTAAAGGGTATTCCCAGTGTTGACGAGGTTGGCGAAAGCTACATAGTAGTCAAGGTGCCACGTCTCCTGGGATTTGGTACTAGGAGAATAAGGCTAGACGTAAAAGTCTATGAGACCGATGAAACTATATTGCTAGTCATGAAGGGTGATATGGATTCACTCGTAATAGCTATAGATATACTCGATACGGGTGAAGGTAGTCACATACTTGTTAGTGGAGGTGGCGGAGGTAGAGTCTCAAAGCTAGTCAATGAATTTGTGAAAAGTATAGCAGAAGGCATCTCTAAGAGGATTGAGGCATCCCAGCCCAAGATAAACCTAGTGTCAGCCGACAACAACCTCGCCGCGCTGGAAGAACCACTTCCACCCGTTACAACTCTCGTCTACTATGATAGTTTCACTCCAGTCTCAAATGTCTTGACAGAAGCAGCTTTAAGGCTTACAGCAGTACTGGGCTACGACGACTACCTTGCAGAAGTTAAGGACTACAAATCTAGGTATCTACTACGCTTCGTGCTACGCGGTAACAAGGTAACAGGTGTCTATGCCGAGATAAATGGCAAAAAGGCTAAGGGAGAACAAGCTATAACAATAGCTCAAAGGCCGCCAGGCCACCGTGTACGGATAAAGGCATGGAGCCTCACGGGTAGTAGTGAGGCACTCCTCTACGAACCTGAACCAGTCTACGAGAGTACTGGGCACAGAGTATACTGGGTCGGTGGCAAGACCCGGCTAGAATATGGTGGCATAGCCCCTAACACGTATATCATAGTTGATAACTACGAGGCGGCTATAATTAATCCCAGCGGCGATGAGAGACTACTACGTGGTCTACGCAACGTCATAGGCGACATGGATTATGTAAGGTACATACTACTCACGCACGCCGAGGCCGACGTTGCAGAAGGCCTAAAGGCGGTAGCATCCAAAGTAAATAGAGCTAATATACTAGCCACGTCCTACTGGGCCGGTCTCCTGGCTTCAGCGGCACGAGAGGTAGCCGGAAAGCTCACAATACTACCGGCGAGGGAGACCGAGCTAGAGCTAGGTTCTACAAAGCTCCTCATCATACCAGCTAGGACACGGGGTGCACCAGTAGTCTCGATCTATGACCCGACAGCGAAAGTTCTGTTTACAGGAAACGTGCTCGGAGCAGTATCACCACCGGGTCTCTGGAGCATATACGTCGACGACTTCGACGCCTACCTGGACATGGTAAAGAGCTATGTCAGCTACACGGCGGAGTCAAGGCCTCTCCGTGAGTGGCTTGAACGCGTAATCAGTCTCGACATAGAGGTGCTGGCCCCACACCATGGCCCGATGCTTGCTGGCCGTGCGCGCGTGAAGAAGCTTCTATCAGATCTACTCGAATTCATAGAGAGCTAG